CTGGTGTCCGGCGGCAACGGCCTGGAAAACTTCGAGACGGCGGTGCCGTTCCCGATTCCGAAAAGCGGCGTCGAGGTGATCTGGAACCACATCACCCGTTATCGCGGCGGCAGCGTCACCCGTCTGGTGACCCAGGCTACCCCGCAAACCAACGGTTCCTACAGCCTGGTGTACTTCCGCGACCAGTTCGTGTTCCGCGACAAAATGAAGGACTTCGACCCGAAAAACCCGGGCAACGTGCTGTTCTACTTCAAGCAGCAAGTCACCGCACCAGCGCGCCTGGCCGGCGGTGTGCTGCTGGTGCACGAGACCCTGGACCAGGTCAAGGAACCGCGTTCGGCGTGGGTCTATAACGCCGGGCAACGCCGCGTGCGCCGGGCGCCGCAGGTGTCCTATGACGGGCCGGGTACGGCCGCCGATGGCCTGCGCACCTCCGACAACCTCGACATGTACAACGGCGCGCCGGACCGCTACGACTGGAAACTGGAAGGCAAGAAGGAAATCTACATCGCCGCCAACAGCTACAAGATCGACGATCCGAAGTTGAAATACGCCGACATCATCAAGGCCGGCCACATCAATCAGGACCTGACGCGCTACGAGCTGCGCCGCGTCTGGCACGTGGTCGCCACCCTGAAGGAGGGCCAGCGCCACATCTATGCCAAGCGTGACTTCTACATCGACGAAGACACCTGGCAAGCATCGGTGATCGACCATTACGACGGCCGTGGCCAACTGTGGCGCGTCGCTGAAGCCC
This genomic stretch from Pseudomonas orientalis harbors:
- a CDS encoding DUF1329 domain-containing protein yields the protein MKITKSLLHVGVLGLSILASNVMAAVSADEAAKLGTTLTPMGAEMAGNAAGTIPKWSPMPTNAGAVDSKGFLANPYASEQPQFTITAQNVEQYKDKLAPGQYAMFKRYPDSFKMPVYPTHRGATVPAEVFASIKKNATTTNLVSGGNGLENFETAVPFPIPKSGVEVIWNHITRYRGGSVTRLVTQATPQTNGSYSLVYFRDQFVFRDKMKDFDPKNPGNVLFYFKQQVTAPARLAGGVLLVHETLDQVKEPRSAWVYNAGQRRVRRAPQVSYDGPGTAADGLRTSDNLDMYNGAPDRYDWKLEGKKEIYIAANSYKIDDPKLKYADIIKAGHINQDLTRYELRRVWHVVATLKEGQRHIYAKRDFYIDEDTWQASVIDHYDGRGQLWRVAEAHAENYYDKQVPWYALETLYDLQSGRYLALGMKNEEKQAYDFGFTATTSDFTPAALRQDGVR